The following DNA comes from Longimicrobiaceae bacterium.
CGCAGGCAGATCGCCAGGAACTTCGCTTCGAGGGTGAAGGCTCTCCGGCAGGCCCGGGGTTGGAACCAGGTGGAGCTGGCGGGGAAGGCGGGCGTCCACCGCAACTTCATCAACCGGATCGAGAAGGGCACGCAGATCCCCTCTATCCTGATCGCTCACGACATGGCGACTGCCCTCGGGGTCGAACTCG
Coding sequences within:
- a CDS encoding helix-turn-helix transcriptional regulator, translating into MDRMEQRRQIARNFASRVKALRQARGWNQVELAGKAGVHRNFINRIEKGTQIPSILIAHDMATALGVELGELLTPDLFTTRAEPTE